The following proteins are encoded in a genomic region of Bubalus kerabau isolate K-KA32 ecotype Philippines breed swamp buffalo chromosome 15, PCC_UOA_SB_1v2, whole genome shotgun sequence:
- the CNTF gene encoding ciliary neurotrophic factor yields MAVAEHSLLPLHRRDLCSRSIWLARKIRSDLTALVDSYMKHQGLNGNMNLDTLEGVPTASSSRWSELTEAERLQENLQAYRAFHGMLARLLEDQRAHFTPAEDDLHQAIHAVLLQVAAFAYQLEELMALLEHRVPPREAGGPPLLPGDAGLFEKKLWGLKVLQELSRWTVRSVHDLRTISRQSGVPTRGSHCATKDKKM; encoded by the exons ATGGCTGTCGCGGAGCATTCGCTGCTGCCCCTCCACCGCCGGGACCTGTGTAGCCGCTCCATCTGGCTAGCACGGAAGATCCGTTCAGACCTGACTGCTCTGGTGGACTCTTAC ATGAAGCATCAGGGTCTGAACGGGAACATGAACCTGGACACTCTGGAAGGCGTGCCGACAGCCAGCTCCAGCAGATGGAGCGAGCTGACTGAGGCAGAACGGCTCCAAGAGAACCTCCAGGCCTACCGCGCCTTCCACGGGATGTTGGCCCGGCTGTTGGAAGACCAGCGGGCACACTTCACCCCGGCCGAAGACGACTTGCACCAGGCGATACACGCTGTCCTCCTCCAGGTGGCGGCCTTCGCGTACCAGCTGGAGGAGTTGATGGCGCTGCTGGAGCACAGGGTGCCCCCCAGGGAGGCCGGCGGGCCGCCCCTTCTCCCTGGGGACGCTGGTCTCTTTGAGAAGAAGCTGTGGGGCCTAAAGGTGCTGCAAGAGCTTTCTCGGTGGACGGTGAGGTCCGTGCATGACCTGCGGACCATCTCTCGACAAAGTGGGGTCCCCACACGTGGGAGCCATTGTGCCACCAAGGACAAGAAAATGTAG